In Paenarthrobacter sp. GOM3, a single window of DNA contains:
- a CDS encoding NosD domain-containing protein, producing MTDPSRRMLVGAGAVGTLAAALSLGTSPNAEAAEEGKGGPFKSPNAYDVTAWKIKGKPKITAESDIGAVINDIIADIKKRQSTPETRPGAVVIIPPGDYDLLTQVVVDVDYLTIAGFGHGFFSRSIKDNVDTTGWGNLQPGGSHIRVLTPPSAPQAFLVRRNGSPRLSGIVFRDFCLDGVSFTPDANSYKNGKTGIDVASDNDSIHITGMGFVYLEHALVVRGADALRIHDNMIAECGNCVELTGAGQATIVSDNLMGAGPEGVTLLAENHEGLLVTGNNFFPRGRSLLEFTGCNRCSVTSNRFQGFYPGMMRLLNGCKENLITSNHFRRGAEGFPPFIDRTNGLDDLYGVIHTLGDNNLISTNLFAYDVPPNKVVPAGAQPTIILIAGGDGNVIATNHVVSNVATQHVVLDGSTTHSKVLDSGAATTITSYSQDTAIRPTP from the coding sequence ATGACCGACCCGAGCCGCCGAATGCTCGTGGGGGCAGGGGCTGTGGGCACACTGGCTGCGGCCTTGAGCCTTGGAACATCCCCCAACGCAGAGGCCGCGGAGGAGGGTAAAGGGGGCCCCTTCAAATCACCGAACGCCTATGACGTCACGGCTTGGAAAATCAAGGGAAAGCCCAAGATCACGGCGGAATCGGATATCGGTGCCGTCATCAATGACATCATCGCTGACATCAAAAAGCGCCAGTCGACGCCGGAGACCAGGCCGGGAGCCGTTGTCATCATTCCCCCGGGGGACTATGACCTTCTCACCCAAGTGGTGGTGGACGTGGACTACCTCACCATCGCCGGTTTTGGTCATGGCTTCTTCTCCCGAAGCATCAAGGACAACGTCGACACCACGGGCTGGGGGAACCTGCAGCCGGGCGGCAGTCACATCCGCGTCCTGACGCCACCTTCCGCGCCCCAGGCATTTCTGGTGCGCAGGAACGGGAGCCCCCGCCTGTCCGGGATCGTGTTCAGGGATTTCTGCCTTGATGGGGTTTCTTTCACCCCGGACGCGAACAGCTACAAAAATGGGAAGACCGGCATTGACGTCGCATCCGACAACGACTCCATCCACATCACGGGGATGGGGTTCGTTTATCTCGAGCACGCTCTGGTAGTCCGGGGCGCCGACGCCCTCCGGATCCACGACAACATGATCGCCGAATGCGGGAACTGCGTTGAACTGACCGGTGCCGGGCAGGCAACGATTGTCAGCGACAACCTGATGGGTGCCGGCCCCGAGGGCGTGACTCTTCTGGCCGAAAACCACGAAGGCCTCCTGGTCACAGGAAACAACTTCTTCCCCAGGGGACGTAGTCTCCTTGAGTTCACAGGCTGCAACCGCTGCAGTGTGACATCAAACAGGTTCCAGGGCTTCTATCCGGGCATGATGCGCCTTCTGAATGGATGCAAAGAAAACCTCATCACCTCCAACCACTTCCGCCGGGGCGCGGAAGGGTTTCCGCCCTTCATCGACCGCACCAACGGACTCGATGACCTCTACGGCGTCATCCATACGCTGGGAGACAACAACCTCATCTCAACCAACCTATTCGCTTATGACGTCCCGCCGAACAAGGTTGTCCCGGCCGGTGCCCAGCCGACCATCATCCTGATCGCAGGAGGGGACGGCAACGTCATAGCCACCAACCACGTGGTCAGCAATGTTGCCACCCAGCACGTGGTTCTTGACGGATCGACCACCCATTCGAAGGTGCTCGACAGCGGAGCCGCAACCACCATCACGTCATACAGCCAGGACACGGCCATCCGGCCCACACCCTGA
- a CDS encoding universal stress protein, which translates to MTIVVGYVPTPEGEAALTQAIAEAKKGNETLLVINSSKGDALVDNRYAQEPDIQSIEERLASQGVQHVIKQPIRGHDAAAEVLDAADEHDAGLIVIGLRRRSPVGKLIMGSVSQRILLEADCPVLAVKAD; encoded by the coding sequence ATGACCATCGTGGTGGGATACGTCCCTACACCGGAAGGCGAAGCGGCGCTGACCCAGGCCATCGCCGAGGCCAAGAAGGGCAACGAAACCCTTCTTGTCATCAACTCCTCCAAGGGCGACGCCCTGGTGGACAACCGTTACGCCCAGGAGCCCGACATCCAGAGCATCGAGGAACGACTTGCTTCGCAGGGCGTGCAGCACGTCATCAAGCAACCAATACGTGGCCATGACGCTGCGGCTGAGGTACTGGACGCTGCTGATGAGCATGATGCCGGACTGATAGTGATCGGCCTTCGCCGCCGCAGCCCGGTAGGCAAGCTCATCATGGGCAGTGTCTCGCAACGGATCCTGCTGGAGGCCGACTGCCCGGTGCTGGCGGTCAAGGCGGACTAA
- a CDS encoding tripartite tricarboxylate transporter permease, whose product MDVWSSLMDGFSTALTPLNLMYAMIGVILGTAVGVLPGLGPAMTVALLLPVTYALEPTSAFIMFAGIYYGGMYGGSTTSILLNTPGESSSVVTAIEGNKMAKAGRAAQALATAAIGSFVAGTIGTTLLAVCAPIVVKFAVSLGSPSYFAIMMLALLAVTAVLGKSRLRGFASLGLGLAIGLVGLDSVTGQSRLTFGIPLLSDGLDIVVVAVAIFAVGEALWVAAHLRRTPLHIIPVGRPWMGKKDWQRSWKPWLRGTVFGFPFGALPAGGAEIPTFLSYVTEKRLSKHPEEFGHGAIEGVAGPEAANNAAAAGTLTPMLALGLPTNATAAVMLAAFTSYGIQPGPQLFSSQGPLVWALIASLFIGNLLLLLINLPLAPLWAKLLQLPRPYLYAGILFFATLGAYSVNLQAFDLVILLVLGALGFMMRRFGLPVLPLILGVILGPRLEGQLRKTLQLSAGDPAGLFSEPIAVGIYVIIGIILAWPLVLKLIRRNRPAKAPLLPANSGAADYSD is encoded by the coding sequence ATGGACGTCTGGTCCTCTTTGATGGACGGTTTCTCCACCGCCCTGACTCCCCTGAACCTGATGTACGCCATGATCGGCGTCATCCTGGGCACCGCTGTTGGTGTCCTCCCCGGGCTGGGCCCGGCCATGACCGTGGCACTGCTCCTCCCCGTTACTTATGCCCTTGAACCCACCAGCGCGTTCATCATGTTCGCCGGTATCTACTACGGCGGCATGTACGGTGGCTCCACCACCTCCATCCTGTTGAACACACCGGGTGAATCCTCATCCGTGGTCACAGCCATTGAAGGCAACAAGATGGCCAAGGCGGGCCGCGCCGCCCAAGCGCTTGCGACGGCGGCCATCGGCTCGTTCGTGGCGGGCACCATTGGCACCACTCTCCTTGCCGTCTGCGCGCCGATTGTTGTGAAGTTCGCCGTCAGCCTGGGCTCGCCCAGCTACTTCGCGATCATGATGCTGGCGCTCCTGGCCGTCACCGCAGTCCTGGGCAAGTCACGTCTCCGCGGCTTTGCCTCCTTGGGCCTGGGGCTGGCCATCGGCCTGGTCGGTTTGGACTCCGTCACCGGTCAGAGCCGCCTCACGTTCGGCATTCCGCTGTTGTCCGACGGTCTGGACATTGTGGTGGTGGCCGTGGCCATCTTCGCCGTTGGCGAGGCACTGTGGGTAGCGGCCCATTTGCGCCGCACTCCGTTGCACATCATTCCTGTTGGCCGTCCGTGGATGGGCAAGAAGGACTGGCAGCGTTCCTGGAAGCCGTGGCTTCGCGGCACAGTGTTTGGCTTCCCGTTCGGCGCGCTGCCTGCAGGTGGAGCCGAAATCCCCACGTTCCTCTCCTACGTCACGGAGAAGCGCCTCAGCAAACACCCCGAAGAATTCGGACACGGCGCCATTGAGGGTGTGGCCGGGCCGGAGGCTGCCAACAACGCAGCGGCTGCCGGCACGCTCACCCCCATGCTGGCCCTCGGGTTGCCCACCAACGCAACGGCTGCCGTGATGCTCGCAGCCTTCACGTCCTACGGCATCCAGCCTGGTCCGCAGCTCTTCTCCAGCCAGGGACCTTTGGTGTGGGCTTTGATTGCCAGCCTCTTCATTGGCAACCTCCTGCTCCTGCTGATCAACCTTCCGCTGGCGCCGCTGTGGGCCAAACTCCTGCAGCTGCCCCGCCCGTACCTGTACGCAGGCATCCTGTTCTTCGCCACGTTGGGCGCCTACTCGGTGAACCTGCAGGCGTTCGACCTGGTGATCCTGCTGGTCCTCGGTGCACTTGGCTTCATGATGCGGCGGTTCGGGCTCCCCGTCCTGCCACTCATTCTTGGCGTCATCCTTGGCCCCCGTTTGGAAGGCCAGCTCCGCAAGACCCTGCAGCTCAGTGCCGGCGACCCGGCCGGGCTCTTCAGTGAGCCGATCGCCGTCGGAATTTATGTGATCATCGGCATCATCCTGGCGTGGCCGCTGGTCCTCAAGCTCATCCGGCGCAACCGTCCGGCGAAGGCCCCGCTGCTTCCCGCAAATTCCGGCGCAGCCGACTACAGCGACTAA
- a CDS encoding tripartite tricarboxylate transporter TctB family protein has protein sequence MSSAVTGLKGRAELGVALLLGVVGVLVFLDANGLVTPYSKSDPVGPKTVPFIVAGILLICAVMLAINVLRGGKGEAEEGEDVDLTHPADWKTILPLAGAFLLNILLIDWAGWVISGTVLFWGSVLALGSRRYIRDGIISVALSLLTFYGFYLGLGIALPAGLLEGIL, from the coding sequence GTGAGCTCTGCAGTAACAGGCTTGAAAGGCCGCGCCGAGCTGGGGGTCGCCCTCCTGCTCGGCGTGGTTGGCGTCCTTGTTTTCCTCGACGCCAACGGCCTGGTAACCCCGTACTCCAAGTCAGACCCCGTTGGCCCCAAAACGGTCCCGTTCATCGTTGCCGGAATCCTCCTGATTTGCGCCGTGATGCTGGCCATCAACGTCCTCCGTGGCGGTAAGGGCGAAGCCGAAGAAGGTGAGGATGTGGACCTGACCCATCCTGCGGACTGGAAGACCATCCTTCCGTTGGCGGGTGCATTCCTCCTGAACATCCTGCTGATCGACTGGGCCGGCTGGGTCATCTCCGGCACCGTCCTGTTCTGGGGCAGCGTCCTTGCCCTGGGCAGCCGCCGGTACATCCGCGACGGAATCATCTCCGTGGCGCTCTCCCTGCTCACCTTCTACGGCTTCTACCTCGGCCTGGGCATTGCTTTGCCGGCCGGGCTCCTGGAAGGAATCCTCTGA
- a CDS encoding Bug family tripartite tricarboxylate transporter substrate binding protein, which translates to MRQIRALRVAAVAAGLALMATGCGATGKSSTGSETSGAAAGPITGLQIMVPNTPGGGYDTTARAAAKVLDDEKIANNTEVFNLAGAGGTVGLARVVNEKGNGDLAMLMGLGVVGASYTNKSQSKLTDTTPLAKLIEEPGAIMVSKDSPYKTIDDLVKAWKADPGSISVGGGSSPGGPDHLLPMQLAGAVGIDATKVNFVSYDGGGDLLPAILGNKLGFAASGAGEYLEQIKSGEVRVLATSGEKRLDGVDAPTLKESNIDLVFSNWRGVVAPPGISDADKQSLIAALEKMHASEGWKQALKTHSWTDAFVTGDEFKTFLTDQDKRVADVLTKLGLA; encoded by the coding sequence ATGCGCCAGATCCGCGCATTGCGAGTCGCCGCCGTCGCCGCCGGCCTCGCCCTGATGGCCACAGGTTGCGGTGCCACAGGCAAGAGCTCCACCGGTTCGGAAACCTCCGGCGCAGCAGCCGGACCCATCACCGGGCTCCAGATCATGGTCCCGAACACCCCCGGCGGCGGCTATGACACCACGGCCCGTGCAGCGGCCAAGGTCCTGGATGACGAGAAGATCGCCAACAACACCGAGGTCTTCAACCTCGCCGGCGCCGGCGGCACCGTCGGCCTGGCCCGCGTGGTCAATGAAAAGGGCAACGGCGATCTCGCCATGTTGATGGGCCTGGGCGTCGTGGGAGCCAGCTACACCAACAAGTCGCAGTCAAAGCTGACGGACACCACGCCCCTGGCAAAGCTGATTGAAGAGCCGGGCGCCATCATGGTCAGCAAGGACTCCCCCTACAAGACCATCGACGACCTTGTGAAGGCCTGGAAGGCTGATCCGGGATCCATCTCCGTTGGCGGAGGTTCCTCCCCCGGCGGACCTGACCACCTGCTGCCGATGCAATTGGCTGGCGCAGTGGGCATCGACGCCACCAAGGTCAACTTCGTTTCCTACGACGGCGGTGGCGACCTCCTGCCCGCCATCCTGGGCAACAAGCTCGGCTTTGCCGCTTCCGGCGCCGGTGAGTACCTTGAGCAGATCAAGTCCGGCGAAGTCCGTGTGCTCGCCACCAGCGGCGAAAAGCGGCTTGACGGCGTAGACGCCCCCACGCTCAAGGAATCCAACATTGACCTGGTATTCAGCAACTGGCGCGGCGTGGTGGCGCCTCCGGGCATCAGCGACGCCGACAAGCAGTCCCTGATCGCCGCACTGGAGAAGATGCACGCTTCCGAGGGCTGGAAGCAAGCGCTGAAGACCCACAGCTGGACGGACGCTTTTGTCACCGGTGATGAGTTCAAGACCTTCCTGACCGACCAGGACAAGCGGGTGGCGGACGTCCTCACCAAGCTTGGTCTGGCGTGA
- a CDS encoding sensor histidine kinase, protein MSLAGQYLVLQLLIVLAVLVAVVAISLAQSAAAFERTEGRRALSAAEALGNNPTVRALLPTAEPRGGSALAAVAESVRTVSGSAHVALAKLDGTVITASDPGLIGRKLPLGESRVMEGRAWTGVLNANNSEVLSAHVPVIDDSGTMIGIASISRNYPSTLERLGDAVPNLLTYLGVASILGVAGSLLLSRRVKRQTLGMEPREITGLVENREAMLQGLKEGVVALDPHERITVANQSARQLLGLPPDCVGKKLRSLTVDPALKTVLTRDQADPDQLVLVGERLVVMNRVALHSHGRDIGSVTTLRDRTELSSLESELGATRTVTNTLRAQAHEFANQLHVISGLIQIGEYDSVVQFVNGATVERTRLNDDVTSRIQDPALAALLIAKASLASERGVDVQLDPESTLAPVPEELSRDVTTVVGNLVDNAFDAVTGLAGAAVTVLVADSVDGVTVTVRDNGPGVPSDSAEDIFRQGFSTKDPGPGDARGFGLALSRVICRRSGGDLTVANSGGAVFTARFANQDSHAKKEAAQP, encoded by the coding sequence ATGTCCCTTGCAGGGCAGTACCTTGTACTGCAGTTGCTCATAGTGTTGGCCGTCCTTGTAGCCGTTGTGGCAATCTCCCTGGCCCAATCGGCCGCCGCTTTCGAACGGACCGAGGGGCGCCGGGCGTTGTCCGCCGCCGAAGCCCTGGGCAACAACCCCACCGTACGGGCACTCCTGCCCACGGCAGAACCACGTGGCGGTTCAGCCCTTGCGGCAGTAGCCGAGTCCGTCCGCACAGTGTCCGGATCAGCGCACGTTGCCTTGGCCAAGCTGGACGGCACCGTCATCACAGCCTCCGACCCCGGACTGATAGGCCGCAAGCTTCCCTTAGGTGAAAGCAGGGTCATGGAGGGCCGCGCATGGACCGGTGTACTCAACGCCAACAACAGCGAAGTCCTTTCCGCCCACGTGCCGGTCATTGACGACTCCGGAACCATGATCGGTATCGCCTCCATCAGCCGCAACTATCCCTCCACACTGGAACGCCTGGGCGACGCCGTCCCCAACCTGCTCACTTACCTGGGCGTTGCAAGCATCCTGGGAGTGGCGGGCTCGCTCCTGTTGTCCCGACGCGTCAAACGCCAGACACTGGGCATGGAACCTCGGGAAATCACCGGTTTGGTGGAGAACCGCGAGGCCATGCTGCAGGGTTTGAAGGAAGGCGTCGTGGCGCTCGACCCGCACGAGCGGATCACCGTGGCCAACCAAAGCGCCCGGCAGCTCCTGGGCCTTCCACCGGACTGCGTCGGCAAGAAGCTCCGGTCCCTCACCGTGGACCCCGCGCTGAAGACCGTCCTGACCCGCGATCAAGCAGACCCGGACCAGCTGGTGCTGGTAGGCGAACGGCTGGTGGTGATGAACCGCGTGGCCCTCCACTCGCACGGCCGTGACATCGGCTCCGTGACAACCCTGAGGGACCGGACAGAATTGTCCTCCCTGGAAAGCGAACTGGGCGCCACCCGCACAGTCACCAACACGTTGCGGGCGCAAGCGCACGAGTTCGCCAACCAACTCCACGTCATCTCAGGCCTGATCCAGATCGGCGAATACGACTCCGTGGTGCAGTTCGTCAACGGCGCCACAGTGGAACGCACCCGGCTCAACGACGACGTCACCAGCCGCATCCAAGACCCGGCGCTCGCCGCCCTGCTCATCGCCAAGGCCAGCCTGGCCTCTGAACGCGGGGTGGACGTGCAACTGGACCCTGAATCCACTCTCGCGCCGGTGCCCGAGGAACTCTCCCGGGACGTCACCACCGTTGTGGGGAACCTGGTGGATAACGCGTTCGACGCCGTCACCGGGCTTGCTGGGGCAGCGGTCACCGTTCTGGTGGCCGACTCGGTGGACGGCGTCACTGTCACCGTGCGGGACAACGGCCCGGGCGTACCCTCCGATTCCGCAGAAGACATTTTCCGGCAGGGCTTCTCCACCAAGGACCCGGGCCCTGGCGACGCGCGGGGCTTTGGCCTGGCGCTCTCGCGGGTGATTTGCCGCCGCAGCGGAGGGGACCTGACGGTGGCCAACAGCGGGGGTGCCGTCTTCACCGCCCGGTTCGCAAATCAGGATTCACACGCAAAGAAAGAGGCAGCGCAGCCGTGA
- a CDS encoding response regulator, which yields MIKVLIVDDDFMVAKVHAGFIQRTPHFEVVGVAHTGARAVIETERLQPDLVLLDIHLPDISGLDLMHQLRDVAPDLDVLVISAAREVETVRKALRGGIVHYLIKPFSQADLQERLEHYLSAYQGLDSSKNQAEQADVNRVFGVSVSERSLPKGCSVETLELVESALKSAPGDLSAAEVAEQLGTSRVSARRYLEYLHDEGALDVRLKYGVGRPERRYVLKGR from the coding sequence GTGATCAAGGTCCTGATCGTCGACGATGACTTCATGGTGGCCAAAGTGCACGCCGGGTTCATCCAGAGAACACCCCACTTTGAAGTGGTGGGAGTGGCCCACACCGGAGCCCGTGCCGTGATCGAAACCGAACGCCTTCAACCCGACCTGGTGCTATTGGACATCCACCTTCCCGACATCAGCGGCCTGGACCTGATGCACCAGCTCCGGGACGTGGCCCCCGACCTGGACGTACTGGTGATCAGTGCCGCCCGGGAAGTGGAGACAGTGCGTAAGGCCCTGCGTGGAGGGATTGTCCATTACCTGATCAAGCCTTTCTCCCAGGCGGACCTGCAGGAAAGGCTGGAGCACTATCTCAGCGCATACCAGGGGCTGGATTCTTCGAAGAACCAGGCTGAACAGGCCGATGTTAATCGGGTGTTCGGTGTCAGCGTCTCCGAGCGGTCACTGCCCAAGGGCTGCAGCGTCGAGACCCTCGAACTGGTCGAATCAGCGCTGAAATCCGCCCCTGGTGACCTTTCCGCGGCTGAGGTCGCAGAACAGTTGGGAACTTCCCGCGTGAGCGCCCGCCGGTACCTTGAGTACCTCCACGACGAAGGTGCCTTGGACGTCCGACTCAAGTACGGCGTCGGACGTCCTGAACGGCGATACGTGTTGAAGGGCCGCTGA